Proteins co-encoded in one Gossypium arboreum isolate Shixiya-1 chromosome 11, ASM2569848v2, whole genome shotgun sequence genomic window:
- the LOC128284002 gene encoding putative disease resistance RPP13-like protein 1 gives MHDLINDLAQVVAKEICSKLEGDRQQKFSNRTRHSSYIAGEYDTVKKFEAFDQVKSLRTFLPLLWSRDCKLCLTNVVLVDLLPKLGYLRVLSLSGCSKLRSLPSKMENLVNLHYLDIRGADSIGRMPFGISKLTNLQRLSDFIIGEGDGCHIRDLKYLSNLKGDFRLSGLENVNGKDAGETKLNEKQGIDRLLEQLVIQNYGGAKFSTWIADPSFKNMLSLELHDCKNCKSLPPIGRLLLKDLSISGLDQVHKIGAELFGENQSNGFASLESLCFGNMLNWEEWDLCEDDEQVSKFPSLRFLSISGCPLLLGRLPTILQSLQELEIYECKRLFNISAERIMLRFANFETFNIYGWKELGSLSQIGLRLIGHRFITIRDCPQLVSLETEEEILQLDKIPESNFPPALKELRIVNCVNLQYLVDEKENNNKKSGLPTTNLRVFSIEECENFGLLPKCIHNFTSLRKLKVWNCSADISFPVEGFPTNLTSLAISNASKIYTSLVQWGFNRLTSLQELAISGEGCSSVMSFPEEGIGRMLPPSLRYICIRNFENLEYMCSKGFQHLTSLQQLRIYRCPNLTSLPEKDMLLSLEQLHICNCPLLEEERERSKIAHIPFVRIGFKTVIAGI, from the exons ATGCATGACCTTATCAATGACTTAGCTCAAGTAGTTGCAAAAGAAATATGCTCAAAATTAGAGGGTGATAGGCAACAGAAGTTCTCAAATCGCACTCGACATTCTTCTTATATTGCTGGAGAATATGACACAGTGAAGAAGTTCGAAGCATTTGATCAAGTGAAATCATTACGTACTTTTCTACCTTTACTGTGGTCACGTGATTGTAAGCTTTGTTTAACTAATGTTGTTTTGGTTGATTTGTTGCCAAAACTTGGCTACTTAAGGGTGCTTTCTTTGAGTGG GTGTTCCAAGCTTCGAAGTTTACCTTCAAAGATGGAAAATCTTGTCAACTTGCATTATCTTGATATAAGAGGTGCGGACTCAATAGGAAGGATGCCTTTTGGAATTAGTAAGCTCACCAATCTTCAAAGGTTATCTGATTTTATCATAGGAGAAGGTGATGGTTGTCATATTAGAGATTTGAAATATTTGTCAAACCTCAAAGGTGATTTCCGTCTTTCTGGGTTGGAGAATGTTAATGGTAAAGATGCAGGGGAAACCAAGTTAAATGAGAAGCAGGGGATTGATCGATTG CTTGAGCAACTCGTCATTCAGAATTATGGTGGTGCAAAATTCTCTACTTGGATTGCAGATCCTTCCTTCAAGAATATGTTGTCATTGGAGCTTCACGACTGTAAAAATTGCAAATCTCTACCACCAATTGGAAGGTTGTTGTTAAAAGATCTTTCAATCAGTGGCTTGGATCAAGTACATAAGATTGGTGCTGAGTTGTTTGGAGAAAATCAATCAAATGGTTTTGCATCATTAGAGTCTCTGTGTTTTGGCAATATGCTAAATTGGGAGGAGTGGGACCTATGTGAAGATGATGAGCAAGTATCGAAATTCCCCAGCCTTCGTTTTCTTTCAATCAGTGGATGTCCTCTATTGTTGGGAAGGTTGCCAACCATCCTTCAATCCTTGCAGGAACTTGAAATCTATGAGTGTAAGAGACTG TTTAATATTTCAGCAGAGAGGATAATGTTGAGATTTGCAAACTTTGAAACCTTCAACATCTATGGTTGGAAGGAGTTGGGATCTTTATCGCAAATTGGGTTAAGATTAATTGGGCATCGTTTCATCACGATTAGGGATTGTCCGCAATTGGTCTCTTTGGAAACAGAGGAGGAGATATTGCAACTTGACAAGATTCCAG AGAGTAACTTTCCTCCTGCTTTAAAAGAGCTGAGGATTGTGAATTGCGTGAATTTGCAATATTTGgttgatgaaaaagaaaataataataaga AAAGTGGGTTGCCCACCACAAATCTCAGAGTTTTCTCAATTGAGGAATGTGAAAATTTTGGACTCCTTCCCAAGTGCATCCACAACTTCACCTCCCTTCGAAAATTAAAGGTGTGGAACTGTTCGGCTGACATATCCTTTCCAGTAGAGGGTTTCCCTACCAACCTCACATCACTTGCAATCTCAAACGCTTCCAAAATTTATACATCACTTGTTCAATGGGGATTTAACAGACTCACCTCTCTTCAAGAACTGGCTATCAGCGGTGAAGGATGCTCAAGTGTCATGTCGTTTCCAGAAGAAGGGATAGGAAGAATGCTGCCTCCTTCTCTCAGATATATCTGCATTCGGAATTTTGAGAATTTGGAATACATGTGCTCGAAGGGCTTTCAACACCTCACCTCTCTTCAACAATTGCGAATTTATCGTTGTCCTAACCTCACATCTCTTCCGGAAAAGGATATGCTTCTCTCGCTTGAGCAGCTACATATTTGCAATTGCCCATTGCTAGAAGAAGAACGAGAGAGGTCCAAGATTGCCCATATACCTTTCGTTAGAATTGGTTTCAAAACAGTCATCGCGGGAATTTGA
- the LOC128284195 gene encoding putative disease resistance RPP13-like protein 1 — MSVIGEAALSGFLDLLVGKSLDSALNFVADHNQLHQQLKQWQSILPDIQAVLDDAEEKQIKNMGVKKWLEDLQDLAYDVDDILDEFAYEEFRLNLQDTQAQARPSKIRKFILDRIIRSIFPPTSFQFKNSMITKVKDITDRLNSLTTRRSSLGLSEILSHAATSKGKQPRLQPTSVLDGVVEYVGRHKEKTEMIELVKGNNLNGVSVLSIVGMGGMGKTTLAQLVYNDATINESFDLKAWVCVSDNFDAIAITGTILKSIDPDSRDENDLNLLQVKLKEKLSGKRFLLVLDDIWKENYNDWTILRSPFGAGTTIIVTTRLQIVSSIVDPLKAFHLEKLSDDDCLSIFTQHALKARNFDGHPQFKEIGEKIIRRCNGLPLAAKAIGSLLLTLKYHGEWERIYESC, encoded by the coding sequence ATGTCTGTCATTGGAGAGGCTGCTCTTTCTGGGTTCCTGGACCTGTTGGTGGGCAAATCGCTCGACTCTGCACTCAACTTTGTTGCTGATCACAACCAACTCCACCAGCAGCTCAAGCAGTGGCAGTCCATATTGCCTGATATCCAAGCAGTGTTGGACGATGCAGAGGAGAAGCAGATCAAGAACATGGGTGTGAAGAAATGGTTGGAGGATCTCCAGGACTTGGCTTACGATGTGGATGACATCTTGGACGAGTTCGCTTATGAAGAGTTTCGCCTCAATCTCCAAGACACTCAAGCTCAAGCCAGACCTAGTAAGATACGGAAATTCATTCTTGACAGGATTATTCGTAGTATTTTCCCTCCCACTTCTTTTCAGTTTAAGAATTCCATGATCACGAAGGTGAAAGACATCACTGATAGACTGAATAGTTTGACTACTCGAAGAAGTAGTTTGGGGTTGAGTGAGATTTTGTCTCATGCTGCAACCTCCAAGGGAAAGCAACCCAGGCTGCAACCAACTTCCGTACTGGATGGAGTTGTGGAGTATGTTGGCAGACACAAGGAGAAGACAGAAATGATTGAGTTGGTCAAAGGTAATAACTTGAATGGAGTTTCAGTCCTTTCCATCGTGGGCATGGGAGGGATGGGTAAAACAACTCTTGCTCAGCTTGTTTACAATGACGCCACCATCAACGAGTCTTTTGATCTCAAGGCCTGGGTATGCGTTTCTGATAATTTTGATGCAATTGCTATAACCGGGACAATTTTAAAATCCATCGATCCTGACTCTCGTGATGAGAATGACTTGAATTTACTTCAAGTTAAGTTGAAGGAGAAGTTGTCTGGGAAAAGATTCTTGCTTGTTTTAGATGACATTTGGAAGGAGAATTATAATGATTGGACCATCTTACGGTCTCCGTTTGGAGCAGGGACCACTATCATTGTAACCACTCGTCTTCAAATTGTTTCATCTATTGTGGATCCGCTCAAAGCTTTTCATTTGGAAAAGCTATCAGATGATGATTGTTTATCCATATTTACACAGCATGCATTAAAAGCAAGAAATTTCGATGGACATCCCCAGTTCAAAGAAATTGGAGAGAAAATTATTAGAAGGTGCAATGGCTTACCTTTGGCTGCAAAAGCTATTGGAAGCTTGCTACTCACACTTAAATATCATGGAGAATGGGAAAGAATATACGAgagttgttag
- the LOC108471340 gene encoding putative disease resistance protein At3g14460: MVTSLKHVFLSNISKFYISAERIMLRFAKSETFKISGWKESGSLSQNGFSLVGHRFISIKDCPQLVSLETEEERLQLDKIPGVESLIIVDCERLNRLPDAIHAFPFITRVELVKCPRLVCFAESNFPPALKELRIGNCVNLQYLVDEKENNNKSISSNTYLLERLDIIYCPSLIWLSSRGDICNRLQHLDIRNCSKLTSLFLNAKLPVMLKQLLIWNCPVLECIAQDFLETTDLESILIRGADKIKSLPRGFDKLSHLQEIRLSRCPNLVSFEESGLPATNLRVFLISNCENFGALPKCINFTSLRQLAVSKCSADISFPEEGFPTNLTSLQISNAPKIYPSLVQWGFNRLTSLQQLKIRGGGCSNVVSFPEEGIRKTLPPSLTSISIENFENLEFICSKGFRYLTSLQELRIYDCPKLTSLPEKDMLLSLEHLHISKCPLLEEGCSRGRGREWSKIAHIPFVKIDIKTVIPREID; encoded by the coding sequence ATGGTTACCTCTTTGAAACATGTCTTTCtttcaaatatttcaaaattttatatttcagcaGAGAGGATAATGTTGAGATTTGCAAAGTCCGAAACATTCAAGATCTCTGGTTGGAAGGAGTCGGGATCTTTGTCCCAAAATGGGTTCAGCTTAGTTGGGCATCGTTTCATTAGTATTAAGGATTGTCCCCAATTGGTCTCTTTGGAAACAGAGGAGGAGAGATTGCAACTTGACAAGATTCCAGGTGTTGAATCTCTGATAATAGTGGATTGTGAAAGGCTCAATAGACTACCAGATGCCATACATGCTTTCCCATTCATTACAAGAGTAGAACTTGTAAAGTGTCCACGCTTGGTTTGTTTTGCAGAGAGTAACTTTCCTCCTGCTTTAAAAGAGCTGAGGATTGGGAATTGCGTGAATTTGCAATATTTGgttgatgaaaaagaaaataataataagagtaTCAGTAGCAACACTTATCTTCTTGAGCGCTTAGATATAATATACTGTCCATCTCTAATATGGTTATCATCAAGGGGCGACATATGCAATCGGCTTCAACATCTGGATATTAGGAACTGTTCAAAGCTAACTAGCTTATTTTTAAATGCCAAGTTACCCGTAATGCTTAAACAGCTTCTTATTTGGAATTGTCCGGTGTTGGAATGCATAGCCCAAGACTTCCTTGAAACCACTGATCTCGAAAGCATTCTAATTAGGGGTgctgacaaaattaaatcattaccACGGGGATTCGACAAGCTCAGTCATCTTCAGGAGATTCGATTATCTAGGTGTCCAAATCTGGTTTCATTTGAAGAAAGTGGGTTGCCCGCCACAAATCTCAGAGTTTTCTTAATTAGtaattgtgaaaattttggagCCCTTCCCAAGTGCATCAACTTCACCTCCCTTCGACAATTAGCGGTGTCGAAGTGTTCGGCTGACATATCCTTTCCAGAAGAGGGTTTCCCTACCAACCTTACATCACTTCAAATCTCAAACGCACCTAAAATTTATCCATCACTTGTTCAATGGGGATTTAACAGACTCACCTCTCTTCAACAACTCAAAATCAGAGGTGGAGGATGCTCAAATGTGGTGTCGTTTCCAGAAGAAGGGATACGAAAGACGCTGCCTCCTTCTCTAACATCTATTTCCAttgaaaattttgagaatttGGAGTTCATATGCTCCAAGGGCTTTCGATACCTCACCTCTCTTCAAGAATTGCGAATCTATGATTGTCCTAAGCTCACATCTCTTCCGGAAAAAGATATGCTTCTCTCGCTTGAGCACCTACATATTTCCAAGTGCCCATTGCTAGAAGAAGGGTGCAGTAGGGGTAGAGGACGAGAGTGGTCCAAGATTGCCCACATACCTTTTGTTAAAATTGATATTAAAACAGTCATCCCGAGGGAAATAGATTGA